In one window of Blattabacterium sp. (Cryptocercus punctulatus) str. Cpu DNA:
- the fbp gene encoding class 1 fructose-bisphosphatase, producing MYTLGEFIIENRDHFSYPTEGLLRLFSSIKLAAKAINKEVNKAGLTEKIIGNSGIINIQGENQQKLDNFAHQVFIESLKSRNIVCGIASEESKDFIVVKGEKENSFQEKYIVLIDPLDGSSNIDVNVSIGTIFSVYRRKSSMNLTIDDFLQKGNKQILAGYIIYGSSTILVYTTGNGVHGFTLDPSVGTFYLSHPNLRYPKIERIYSINEGNYSRFPNGIKKFIRYCQEKKENRPYTARYIGSLVGDFHRNMIQGGIYIYPKTAYSPKGKLRLLYECNPMAFLTEQAGGKASDGENRILDIEPLNLHQRTPFICGPVRMVTKLEEFINS from the coding sequence TTGGGAGAATTTATTATAGAAAATAGAGATCATTTTTCGTATCCTACAGAAGGATTATTGCGTTTATTTAGTTCTATAAAGCTAGCTGCTAAGGCAATTAATAAGGAAGTTAATAAAGCTGGGTTAACAGAAAAAATTATAGGAAATTCTGGAATTATTAATATACAAGGAGAAAATCAACAAAAATTGGATAATTTTGCTCATCAAGTTTTCATAGAATCCTTGAAAAGCAGAAATATAGTTTGTGGAATTGCTTCAGAAGAGAGTAAAGATTTTATAGTTGTAAAGGGAGAAAAAGAAAATTCTTTTCAAGAAAAATATATTGTTTTAATAGATCCACTGGATGGTTCATCAAATATAGATGTAAATGTATCAATTGGTACTATATTTTCAGTATATAGGAGAAAATCTTCTATGAATTTAACAATTGACGATTTTTTACAGAAAGGAAATAAACAAATTTTAGCAGGGTATATTATTTATGGATCATCTACAATATTAGTATATACTACAGGAAATGGAGTCCATGGGTTTACTTTAGACCCATCGGTTGGGACCTTTTATTTATCTCATCCGAATCTTCGTTATCCTAAAATAGAAAGAATTTACTCTATTAATGAAGGAAATTATTCTAGATTTCCTAACGGAATCAAAAAATTTATAAGATATTGTCAAGAAAAAAAAGAAAATCGTCCTTATACAGCACGTTATATTGGTTCTTTAGTAGGAGATTTTCATAGAAATATGATCCAAGGAGGTATTTATATTTATCCTAAAACAGCATATTCTCCAAAAGGAAAATTGAGATTACTTTATGAATGTAATCCTATGGCTTTTTTAACGGAACAAGCTGGTGGAAAAGCTTCTGATGGGGAAAATAGAATTTTAGATATAGAACCTTTAAATTTGCATCAAAGAACACCATTTATTTGTGGACCTGTAAGGATGGTTACTAAATTAGAAGAATTTATAAATTCATAA